From one Spiroplasma endosymbiont of Panorpa germanica genomic stretch:
- a CDS encoding Gfo/Idh/MocA family oxidoreductase — protein sequence MIKIATIGTSDVCKQFVNAAKKNVALKIACVYSRNLQKAKDFIAECEIKTAKAVDKFDVLVDEIDAVYIASPNGLHYEQAKYFLLQQKHVFVEKPLTLSFNEAIELSQIASKNNVILMEAMKTIHLPQYKQLSDWVQNNNPFIANLSFNQYSSRMKDIKKGIYESVFDINLGKGSTYDTLIYPVELAISLFGPVKEVKAMAHFLPNNVALNNSVILKHQNDTLVNITNSKASYGKIGSEFLSDEETLVFEGLTRISKIFISQGNGELKKVFVADQKQEAFDYEIQTFVEMVLNQEFDLRDYLLELSIESIRVLNMIEKNQERIGEN from the coding sequence ATGATTAAAATAGCTACAATTGGAACAAGTGATGTATGTAAACAATTTGTAAATGCTGCTAAAAAAAATGTTGCTTTAAAAATTGCTTGTGTTTATTCTAGAAACTTGCAAAAAGCCAAGGATTTTATTGCAGAGTGCGAAATCAAAACGGCTAAAGCAGTTGATAAATTCGATGTCTTAGTTGATGAAATTGATGCGGTTTATATTGCATCTCCAAATGGTTTGCACTACGAACAAGCTAAATACTTTTTACTTCAACAAAAACATGTTTTTGTTGAAAAACCACTAACACTTTCATTCAATGAAGCAATCGAATTAAGTCAGATTGCTAGTAAGAATAATGTGATTTTGATGGAAGCTATGAAAACTATTCATTTACCCCAATATAAACAATTATCTGATTGAGTACAAAATAACAATCCCTTTATTGCCAACTTATCTTTTAATCAATATTCTAGTCGAATGAAAGATATCAAAAAAGGGATTTATGAGTCAGTCTTTGATATCAATTTGGGTAAAGGTTCAACATATGATACTTTAATTTATCCAGTGGAATTGGCCATTAGTTTATTTGGTCCTGTTAAAGAAGTAAAGGCGATGGCTCATTTTTTACCCAATAATGTTGCTTTAAACAACTCAGTTATTCTTAAGCATCAAAATGATACCCTAGTTAACATTACAAATTCAAAGGCAAGTTATGGTAAAATAGGGTCAGAATTTCTATCAGATGAAGAAACTTTGGTTTTTGAAGGACTAACAAGGATTAGTAAAATTTTTATTTCTCAGGGAAATGGGGAGCTTAAAAAGGTTTTTGTCGCAGATCAAAAACAAGAAGCTTTTGACTATGAAATTCAAACTTTTGTAGAAATGGTATTAAATCAAGAATTCGATTTAAGAGATTATCTTTTAGAATTATCAATTGAATCAATTAGAGTATTAAATATGATTGAAAAAAATCAAGAAAGAATCGGAGAAAACTAA
- the deoC gene encoding deoxyribose-phosphate aldolase encodes MNLNKYIDHTLLKADATESQIIKLCEEAKEFDFATVCVNPYWIKLAKKNLQGSQVGITTVIGFPLGANHSDVKACETNQALKDGATEIDMVINIGALKSQQYDVVLEDMKKVKKAAGSNIVKVIFETALLTKEEIIKACELAVEAKLDFVKTSTGFSTQGATIENVTLMKKTVAGKALVKAAGGVRNLQDAQEMIKAGADRLGTSGGVAIIQGQTNEGY; translated from the coding sequence ATGAATTTAAATAAATATATAGACCACACTTTATTAAAAGCAGATGCTACAGAATCGCAAATTATCAAATTATGTGAAGAGGCTAAGGAATTTGATTTTGCCACAGTTTGTGTTAATCCATATTGAATAAAACTTGCTAAGAAAAACTTACAAGGAAGTCAAGTAGGAATTACAACTGTAATTGGTTTCCCATTGGGAGCAAATCACAGTGATGTGAAAGCCTGTGAAACAAATCAAGCTTTAAAGGATGGGGCAACTGAAATTGACATGGTTATAAATATTGGAGCTTTAAAAAGTCAACAATATGATGTAGTTTTAGAAGATATGAAAAAAGTTAAAAAAGCAGCGGGTTCAAATATTGTCAAAGTAATTTTTGAAACAGCACTTTTAACAAAAGAAGAAATTATCAAAGCTTGTGAATTAGCGGTTGAAGCAAAATTGGATTTTGTTAAAACCTCAACTGGATTTTCAACTCAAGGTGCTACAATTGAAAATGTCACTTTAATGAAAAAGACCGTTGCTGGAAAAGCCTTGGTAAAAGCAGCTGGAGGAGTGAGAAATTTACAAGATGCTCAAGAAATGATCAAAGCTGGGGCAGACCGTTTGGGAACAAGCGGAGGAGTTGCTATAATTCAAGGTCAAACCAACGAAGGTTACTAA
- a CDS encoding L-lactate dehydrogenase → MKKKSNKVVLVGAGAVGTSFMYSAINQGIASDYVLIDAFPQAAQGNALDLADTMAVLPVPFTSIKAGDYSDCKDADVIVITAGRPQKDGETRLDMVAGNAVIMKSIAQEIKKSGFDGITVIASNPVDVLTQIYQEVTGYDQHKVIGSGTTLDSARLRRLVAEKLNVGAESVNAFLAGEHGDSSVAVWSHASVMGQPISKYIADKVITQADLDKIRDEAVHMAYKIIELKRATFYGIGVCLSRIVKAVLRNERTTLMVGAKLNGEYKNKDLYTGVPAIIGENGWEKIIEWNLTDAEQKMFNESCATLTNSIAKAREAIKK, encoded by the coding sequence ATGAAGAAGAAATCTAATAAAGTTGTATTAGTTGGAGCAGGTGCGGTTGGAACATCTTTTATGTATTCTGCAATTAACCAAGGAATTGCGTCTGATTATGTGCTAATAGATGCCTTTCCACAAGCTGCCCAAGGTAATGCTTTGGATTTAGCCGACACAATGGCTGTTTTACCAGTGCCTTTTACATCAATTAAGGCCGGAGATTATTCAGATTGTAAAGATGCTGATGTTATTGTAATAACTGCTGGTAGACCTCAAAAAGACGGAGAAACTAGACTAGACATGGTTGCAGGTAATGCAGTAATCATGAAATCTATTGCTCAAGAAATTAAAAAATCAGGTTTTGATGGGATTACTGTAATTGCATCAAATCCAGTGGATGTATTAACTCAAATTTATCAAGAAGTAACTGGATATGATCAACATAAAGTTATTGGATCAGGAACTACTTTAGATTCAGCTCGTTTAAGAAGATTAGTAGCTGAAAAATTAAATGTTGGAGCTGAATCTGTAAATGCCTTTTTAGCTGGAGAACATGGTGATTCTTCTGTGGCTGTTTGATCACACGCCTCAGTAATGGGACAACCAATTAGCAAATATATCGCTGATAAAGTAATTACTCAAGCTGATTTGGATAAAATTAGAGACGAAGCTGTTCACATGGCTTATAAAATTATTGAACTAAAACGCGCAACATTCTACGGAATTGGTGTTTGTTTAAGCAGAATTGTTAAAGCGGTTCTAAGAAACGAACGTACAACTTTAATGGTTGGTGCTAAATTAAATGGTGAATATAAAAACAAAGATTTATATACAGGAGTTCCTGCAATCATTGGTGAAAATGGATGAGAAAAAATTATCGAATGAAATTTAACTGATGCAGAACAAAAAATGTTTAATGAATCATGTGCAACTTTAACAAATTCAATTGCAAAAGCAAGAGAAGCTATTAAAAAATAG
- a CDS encoding ABC transporter ATP-binding protein translates to MLEIKRLWKVYKNGSGIKDVSFKIRKGDLVAFVGANGAGKTTTIKTIFKEIKSDSGSIKYDNHLIEKKDLRKMAFFPDSNNIPLDLKVNEYIEFVGLLYGIKSSDIENARIKLLNMLKITDLGESKLKDLSAGEKKKAIMAATLVYKPELIIFDEPTANLDVKSKNEFLTIIKKLHDQGITIMITSHLIDELQLISNWLVIIDAGKIIYNAEFDNETQKIIDIHNKLIGKENPDLNQIDDFYGNKSNT, encoded by the coding sequence ATGTTAGAAATTAAAAGATTGTGAAAAGTTTATAAGAATGGTTCTGGAATAAAAGATGTTTCTTTCAAAATTAGAAAAGGTGATTTAGTTGCCTTTGTTGGCGCTAATGGTGCAGGAAAAACAACGACTATTAAAACTATTTTTAAGGAAATAAAAAGTGATTCTGGATCAATTAAATACGATAATCATTTGATAGAAAAAAAAGATTTGCGTAAAATGGCTTTTTTTCCAGATTCCAATAATATTCCTTTGGACTTAAAAGTTAATGAATACATCGAATTTGTCGGGTTACTTTATGGAATTAAAAGTTCAGATATAGAAAACGCTCGTATTAAGTTACTTAATATGCTAAAAATTACAGACCTTGGTGAATCAAAATTAAAGGATTTATCTGCTGGGGAGAAGAAAAAAGCAATAATGGCTGCTACTTTAGTTTACAAACCTGAGTTAATTATTTTTGATGAGCCAACAGCAAATTTAGATGTTAAATCAAAAAACGAATTCCTTACAATTATTAAAAAATTACATGACCAAGGTATTACAATAATGATAACTAGTCATTTAATTGATGAATTGCAACTGATTTCAAATTGACTGGTTATTATCGATGCTGGAAAAATCATTTATAATGCAGAATTTGATAATGAAACACAGAAAATAATTGATATTCATAACAAATTAATCGGCAAAGAAAATCCTGATTTGAATCAAATTGACGATTTTTATGGTAATAAAAGTAATACTTAA
- the nagA gene encoding N-acetylglucosamine-6-phosphate deacetylase — MILKNAKIVLEDKVINNGFIEIKDNKIVNIQEGSCKSEGVDLKGQWILPGFIDVHVHGGYGVDFETGTVEGFNKFAQNVSREGITKYLQAAVTNSLDDNKRILKEFAIFVEQQKQLSQSQCLGAHLEGPFISPLRKGAHAENLLVNPDIEIMKNLIDLSKNNIRMLTYASDLQNGDFTKFLLKNNVIPSAGHSNMHANEFEKDYQLGLKHVTHLFNGMSGVSQHEPGLATAALLRDDVVAEVISDGIHIQPETLQLIYKIKGPGGISIITDAMNAKGLKDGNYKLGTLEVEKTGMKVVLKGTNTLAGAGANYDYNVRYFRSVCDIEMTDLIKMTSINAAKQLNIYKNTGSIANNKLADLVILNEKFEVSMTISEGKVVYQNNES, encoded by the coding sequence ATGATATTAAAAAATGCCAAAATTGTTTTGGAAGACAAAGTAATTAACAATGGTTTTATCGAAATCAAGGACAATAAAATAGTAAATATCCAAGAGGGGAGTTGCAAATCTGAGGGGGTAGACCTAAAAGGTCAATGAATTTTGCCCGGATTTATTGATGTTCACGTTCACGGAGGATATGGTGTAGATTTTGAAACTGGAACAGTTGAAGGATTTAACAAATTTGCTCAAAATGTTAGTCGCGAAGGAATAACTAAATATTTGCAAGCAGCTGTGACGAATAGTTTGGATGATAATAAAAGAATTCTTAAGGAATTTGCAATTTTTGTTGAACAACAAAAACAACTATCTCAGTCACAATGTCTTGGAGCTCATTTGGAAGGACCATTTATTTCTCCACTAAGAAAAGGTGCTCATGCAGAAAACCTTTTAGTTAATCCTGATATAGAAATAATGAAAAATCTAATTGATTTATCAAAAAACAATATTAGAATGCTAACTTATGCAAGTGATCTACAAAATGGTGATTTCACTAAATTCTTGTTAAAAAACAATGTGATTCCAAGCGCAGGACATAGTAATATGCATGCTAATGAATTTGAAAAAGATTATCAATTAGGACTAAAACATGTGACACATTTATTTAACGGAATGAGTGGAGTTAGTCAACACGAACCGGGATTAGCTACAGCTGCACTTTTAAGAGATGACGTTGTTGCTGAAGTAATTAGTGATGGGATTCACATTCAACCAGAAACTTTGCAATTGATTTATAAAATAAAAGGACCTGGTGGAATCTCGATAATAACTGATGCTATGAATGCTAAAGGTTTAAAAGATGGGAATTATAAATTGGGAACTTTAGAAGTTGAGAAAACCGGAATGAAAGTTGTCCTTAAAGGAACAAATACCTTGGCTGGAGCTGGAGCCAACTATGATTATAATGTGAGATATTTTAGAAGTGTTTGTGATATTGAGATGACAGATTTGATCAAGATGACATCAATTAATGCTGCCAAACAATTAAATATTTATAAAAATACTGGAAGTATTGCTAATAATAAATTAGCTGATTTAGTAATTTTGAATGAAAAATTTGAAGTAAGTATGACAATTAGTGAAGGGAAAGTCGTTTACCAAAATAATGAATCCTAG